The following DNA comes from Micromonospora chokoriensis.
AGGTCGCCGCGAACGCCTTCCTGGCCACCAAGATCTCCTTCATCAACGCCATGGCCGAGGTCTGCGAGGCGTCCGGCGGCGACGTCACCCAACTGGCCCGCGCGATCGGCTACGACCCGCGCATCGGCAACCGGTTCCTCCAGGCCGGCCTCGGCTTCGGCGGTGCCTGCCTGCCGAAGGACATCCGGGCGTTCCAGGCCCGGGCCCAGGAGTTGGGCGCCGGCGAGGCGCTGCGTTTCCTGCACGAGGTCGACCTGATCAACCTGCGCCGTCGTACCCGGGTGCTGAACGTCGCAGCGGATCTGCTCGGCCGCCGCTCCGGGCCGGCCGGCCCGGACCTCTCCGGCACCCGGATCGCCGTGCTCGGCGCCACCTTCAAGCCCAACACCGACGACGTCCGCGACGCCCCGGCGCTCGCCGTCGCCGCGCTGCTGCACAAGGCCGGCGCCGACGTGCACGTGTACGACCCGCAGGGCGCCGACAACGCCCGCCGCGCGGTCCCCGAGCTGACCTACGAGAGCGGCATCAACGAGGCGGTCACCGGCGCCGACCTGGTCTGCGTCCTCACCGAGTGGGCCGACTTCCGCAACGCCGACCCGGTCGCCCTCGGCGAACTGGTCAACGGGCGCAAGGTGGTCGACGGCCGCAACTGTCTGGATTCGGCACTGTGGACCCAGGCCGGCTGGGAGTACCGGGGCATGGGTCGCCCCTGATCGAACGCCCGCCAACCGGCCGGCCACCGAGCATCTCGGGGGCCGGCCGGTGTCGTTGTTTGCCCCGGACCCGCCGACAAGAGTCGAAATCCGCGCCAGCTTTGGGCATGCTGCGACAGTGGGAGTCCACAGTGCGGGTGGAGGGGTGTCGTGGCGACCTTTCAATGCTCCTCGTGCGGCCGGGAGATCAAGCCGGCCGTCCGATGCCCGCACTGTGGGGCGGACCAGCCACAGTGGGTCGAACACCTGGCGGACATCGAGCGATCCATCGCGGAGATGAAGGCGCGCGACGCCGCCATCGCCCGTGAGCAACGGCAGATCGCCGCCAAGATGCAGGCCGCGCTCTTCCAGCGGGACATCCTCGCCCACGCCGGCGAGGAA
Coding sequences within:
- a CDS encoding UDP-glucose dehydrogenase family protein, with protein sequence MTIPYPTIQPTPAIAAVTPPSGAPRPRVTFLGTGYLGATYAICYAELGYDVLGFDVDADKIAMLNAGQVPIHEPGLDELLRRNLAAGRLRFSTDIAETADFGDVHFICVGTPQRADGMGADLSYVEASVTGLAQHLTRKALIVGKSTVPVGTAEWVEQLVGKHTPDDLGVEVAWSPEFLQEGFAVDDVLRPNRIVVGVKSEWANGMLYAAHKGVFDLAATEDREVPLVVTDFATAELVKVAANAFLATKISFINAMAEVCEASGGDVTQLARAIGYDPRIGNRFLQAGLGFGGACLPKDIRAFQARAQELGAGEALRFLHEVDLINLRRRTRVLNVAADLLGRRSGPAGPDLSGTRIAVLGATFKPNTDDVRDAPALAVAALLHKAGADVHVYDPQGADNARRAVPELTYESGINEAVTGADLVCVLTEWADFRNADPVALGELVNGRKVVDGRNCLDSALWTQAGWEYRGMGRP